The Equus quagga isolate Etosha38 chromosome 20, UCLA_HA_Equagga_1.0, whole genome shotgun sequence genomic interval ACATGCCACACTTCCACCTGTTCACACAGCTGACATCTCAACAAGATCGAGTGAGCATAAGCACCTGAGCCTTGCCATCCTCTCAGAGCACCACAGGTGTAGTGACAGACCTTTCATACAATTTCGTATGATAAAAAATTCATGGaggtgaaaataaatacataaataccaGTGCAGAACTACAGCCTTCCTAGTCAATGACACATTAAGAGATATAAAATAGGCACAGAAATGACAAAGGATTTATACTGAGAACTGGACAAAAATGAGTTACTTGGCAGCACAAGGTAGGGACAGGTTAATGTCTATCACTGGAGTATGAGGACTGTTCAACGTCCGTGCTCCGCTCGCTGTCAGATGTCCCCTCCTGGTTTCCTAAGATTCAGACGAAATGCCCCTCCAGTCCTGCCTGGAGAagggcctcctcctcctcctcagcggCGTCTTCTTTCTTTATCAGCGTCAGCAGCTGCAGGAAGCCAGGGCCTCCCCGCGCAGAGCGAGCTTCCTGTGCAGTGTTCTGTGGCCTGCTCCAGCAATGACTTGGTCCAGGCGGGCCTGGTTCACAACTTCTCTCCCAATTGCTCACCTCTCTACCAGTTTCTGTAACACAGGCTCCAGGCTTAGTACATAAGCAGacaatttttcttcctccttctggtAAGTGGTCAGATATTTGACCTGCAACTCCCTGGGATTATGATAACCCCAAATACCTGCTCAAGAGCTCGCAGGCATTCAGGGACTGTAATTAAAGGACTGTTTATATTGAGGACACGAATGACATCAAATGCTGGGCTTCTAGGGCTTTCTGGCAATCACCTTCTTTTCTCTGCATCTGAAACCCGCCATGATTTTATCATTTGCGTGGTATGAAACAGCCAGGGTTCAAATTCTTCTTGGTCTGGTTCTGGAGGATCGCTGACCGAGAATATTCTCATCTTTTTGTATTCCAGGTATTGCAGGGCAGGCTGAAGAGCCTCAGGTAATGCCTGTGCCAACATAGGGGCCCGTACTTCTGGGATCATGTCCTGGTCTAGGTCAAAAGGGCCGTTTCCATACCCAAGAGCTCTGGCAAACTCACACAAAGTCATGCCCTCTCCCTCTAAGAATTCATTTAATCTGCTTAAAAATGCGTCATCTGGGTCACGGGGATTAAAGATCACTCTCCAGACACCCCCTTTTCCAGGTGTGTCCTTAGGGACCAGAGCAGGACCAGTCTCCTGAGGAAGCCCTGTTAAGGCTACATTCCTGTTCTCGTCCCTCCTGAACATCCTCCCGAGCAGTCTGTACTCGCCCAAGAGAGCTAGGCCAGCCCGCAGGGcctcctccatctctgccacaCTGCAGGTCTGGAGGATGCCGGCGATGAGCAGCGTTTTCCGAGGGTTCACATCCATCCCCCTGCACCAGTCCTCCAAGAGCCTCGGCGTCGCGACGCCCCAACCGAGAGACTGAAATTTCGGGGCACTGCTGCCCCCGCAATTCACGGTGTTCCTCCGCGGTACTACGGCTAAGTCCGGCCAGCGTCGGGGGCCCGGCGGCCCGCGAGGACGGCG includes:
- the MOAP1 gene encoding LOW QUALITY PROTEIN: modulator of apoptosis 1 (The sequence of the model RefSeq protein was modified relative to this genomic sequence to represent the inferred CDS: inserted 2 bases in 2 codons; substituted 2 bases at 2 genomic stop codons), which produces MLPQSGLPARAGSARAPPRKTLPVVTSEASARGAAFPARPKPRQPGRGQRLRRRGRRCHPSGGPGPWCLAPPLIAPSLLRASARPPGALSSVHRVQKTPSSRSSAWAPATDSDTDNQITGEGKRAPPAAVGARGEERVRWLLAAVGPAGCAGLLRGGRAHLRLTRPRRPRGPPGPRRWPDLAVVPRRNTVNCGGSSAPKFQSLGWGVATPRLLEDWCRGMDVNPRKTLLIAGILQTCSVAEMEEALRAGLALLGEYRLLGRMFRRDENRNVALTGLPQETGPALVPKDTPGKGGVWRVIFNPRDPDDAFLSRLNEFLEGEGMTLCEFARALGYGNGPFDLDQDMIPEVRAPMLAQALPEALQPALQYLEYKKMRIFSVSDPPEPDQEEFEPWLFHTTQMIKSWRVSDAEKRRXLPESPRSPAFDVIRVLNINSPLITVPECLRALEQVFGVXHNPRELQVKYLTTYQKEEEKLSAYVLSLEPVLQKLVERXAIGREVVNQARLDQVIAGAGHRTLHRKLALRGEXPGFLQLLTLIKKEDAAEEEEEALLQAGLEGHFV